One Betta splendens chromosome 16, fBetSpl5.4, whole genome shotgun sequence genomic window carries:
- the dhdds gene encoding dehydrodolichyl diphosphate synthase complex subunit DHDDS encodes MSWIREGDLNLLEKISANVLKAGPMPKHVAFIMDGNRRFARKKNMERQKGHTQGFDKLAETLMWCKHLNIKEVTVYAFSIENFKRTKDEVDGLIELARQKFMRLLEERENLEKHGVCIRVLGDLNMLPLDLQQLIAKAVITTRAHNRCFLNVCFAYTSRYEITNAVREMAWGVEQGLIKASDVSEPLLSECLYSNNSPNPDLLIRTSGEVRLSDFLLWQTSHSCIVFQSVLWPEYSFWNLCEAIVQYQLNHKSIQKARDLHREHQALQQLEADRACVAEHLQHHGNGKPVDAQKRQEALLHYTACREERIQEFLGVLKHKRDSFFNDLSSEEV; translated from the exons ATGTCGTGGATACGAGAAGGTGATTTGAATCTGCTGGAAAAGATTTCAGCCAACGTCCTGAAG GCAGGACCTATGCCTAAACATGTGGCCTTCATCATGGACGGTAATCGCCGCTTTGCACGAAAGAAAAACATGGAGCGCCAGAAAGGGCACACGCAGGGATTTGACAAACTGGCAGAG ACACTAATGTGGTGCAAGCACCTGAACATCAAAGAGGTGACAGTCTACGCCTTCAGCATTGAGAACTTTAAGCGCACTAAAGACGAGGTGGATGGGCTGATAGAGCTGGCAAGGCAGAAATTCATGAGACTCTTGGAGGAACG AGAAAATCTGGAGAAGCACGGTGTGTGTATCCGGGTGCTGGGTGACTTAAATATGCTGCCGCTTGACCTTCAGCAGCTGATTGCTAAAGCTGTGATCACAACCAGGGCTCACAACAG ATGTTTCTTGAATGTGTGTTTTGCCTACACGTCAAGATATGAAATCACTAATGCAGTCAGAGAAATGGCTTGGGGAGTGGAGCAGGGCCTGATCAAAGCAAG CGATGTTTCAGAGCCGCTGCTAAGTGAGTGCCTGTACAGCAACAACTCTCCCAACCCCGATTTGCTCATTCGCACCTCTGGAGAGGTGCGCCTCAGTGACTTCCTTCTTTGGCAG ACATCTCACTCATGTATAGTGTTTCAGTCAGTCCTTTGGCCTGAGTACTCTTTCTGGAATCTGTGTGAAGCCATTGTCCAGTATCAGTTAAATCACAAATCCATTCAG AAAGCCAGAGACCTCCATCGAGAGCATCAGGCCTTACAGCAGTTAGAGGCGGATCGAGCCTGTGTAGCAGAACACCTGCAGCATCATGGGAATGGAAAACCTGTCGACGCCCAGAAAAGACAGGAGGCTCTGCTGCACTACACAGCCTGTCGGGAAGAACGCATTCAGGAATTCTTAGGAGTGCTGAAGCACAAGAGAGACTCATTCTTTAATGACTTATCCAGCGAAGAAGTCTAA